From one Halorhabdus rudnickae genomic stretch:
- a CDS encoding type IV toxin-antitoxin system AbiEi family antitoxin domain-containing protein translates to MSTIEQSQNIRQGLSTRESRLLARLAGAGHQIISVDDIETTLEVPPNTAREIASRLTEKGWLDRLFPGTYLIVPLSAGEEALYTTHEYLIAAHVAEPMYIGYYSALSHHGLTEQVPRTVYVVTPTRAQSREIHGVPYRVTTVTERKFFGFEPTSIEGTTVQVSDLEKTLVDCADHPEFCGGLRELATAMRTADERGCDWETVSEYLKRLDNGAATKRIIYLADQLGIDLPTREELVASFTSGYSPLDPTRPATGSTDSTYRLRINVEPAMLEPTES, encoded by the coding sequence GTGAGTACAATAGAACAGTCACAAAATATACGGCAAGGCCTCTCGACTCGAGAAAGTCGACTCCTTGCACGACTCGCTGGCGCGGGCCACCAGATCATCTCTGTCGACGACATCGAGACGACGCTGGAGGTCCCCCCGAACACCGCCCGCGAGATCGCCTCCCGGCTCACCGAGAAGGGCTGGCTCGACCGGCTCTTCCCGGGCACGTATCTCATCGTGCCACTCTCGGCCGGCGAGGAGGCCCTGTACACAACCCACGAGTACCTCATCGCCGCCCACGTCGCCGAGCCGATGTACATCGGCTACTACAGCGCCCTCAGCCACCACGGGCTGACCGAACAAGTACCTCGGACGGTGTACGTCGTCACGCCGACCCGGGCGCAAAGCCGAGAGATCCACGGCGTCCCGTATCGCGTCACGACAGTCACCGAGCGGAAATTCTTCGGCTTTGAGCCGACATCGATCGAGGGCACGACCGTTCAGGTCAGCGACCTGGAGAAGACGCTGGTCGATTGTGCGGACCACCCCGAGTTCTGCGGTGGCCTCCGGGAGCTCGCGACCGCGATGCGAACTGCCGACGAACGGGGCTGCGACTGGGAGACCGTCAGCGAGTACCTCAAGCGGCTCGACAACGGCGCTGCGACCAAACGGATCATCTACCTCGCCGACCAGCTCGGCATCGACCTCCCTACCCGCGAGGAACTCGTCGCGTCGTTCACGAGTGGCTATTCCCCGCTGGACCCGACGCGGCCCGCCACCGGATCGACCGACAGCACGTATCGCCTCCGAATCAACGTCGAGCCAGCCATGCTGGAGCCGACGGAGTCCTGA
- a CDS encoding ArdC-like ssDNA-binding domain-containing protein: MSTTRDSSVSFDQTDTRSDEMNSTIEQWIDDLVAGVDDAQASDEFQEWLDVQSRFHDYSYRNTLLIKRQCPEATRVAGYRTWHEEFDRHVQEGESAIWIWAPIITKQCPECENSPSYHEDSDCEYDETAPEEWSEGLVGFKPAPVFDISQTEGEPLPELDTEATGDAGDLVGRLTDAADELGVTVRIVPEAEWTHGEAKGICEQLSLVDMQPRVEVRDRENEADLARTLTHEYAHALLHFDVDDDTERAKREVEAEAVAYVVGRYCGLDTSGSAFYLAAWESDDPEVVRDRLDRISSTAEELIDVLKDGA, translated from the coding sequence ATGTCCACGACCAGAGACTCGTCGGTCTCCTTCGACCAGACCGACACGCGATCAGACGAGATGAACAGTACCATCGAACAGTGGATCGACGACCTCGTCGCCGGCGTCGACGACGCGCAGGCCAGCGACGAGTTCCAAGAGTGGCTCGACGTCCAGAGTCGCTTCCATGACTACTCCTACCGGAACACGCTCCTCATCAAGCGGCAGTGCCCCGAGGCGACCCGGGTGGCGGGCTACCGGACATGGCATGAGGAGTTCGACAGGCATGTCCAGGAGGGTGAGTCGGCCATTTGGATCTGGGCGCCGATCATCACCAAGCAATGCCCGGAATGCGAGAACTCGCCGAGCTACCACGAGGACAGCGACTGTGAGTACGACGAGACAGCCCCCGAGGAGTGGTCGGAGGGGCTGGTCGGGTTCAAGCCGGCGCCGGTGTTCGACATCTCCCAGACTGAAGGTGAGCCACTTCCCGAACTCGACACGGAAGCGACTGGGGACGCCGGCGATCTCGTCGGTCGGCTGACCGATGCTGCGGATGAACTCGGTGTGACGGTTCGGATCGTGCCGGAAGCGGAGTGGACGCACGGCGAGGCGAAGGGCATCTGCGAGCAGCTCAGTCTCGTCGATATGCAACCGCGGGTTGAAGTGCGTGATCGGGAGAACGAGGCCGACCTCGCGCGGACGCTAACTCACGAGTACGCACACGCCCTGCTCCACTTCGATGTCGACGACGACACCGAGCGGGCGAAACGCGAAGTCGAGGCGGAAGCCGTCGCGTACGTCGTCGGGCGCTACTGCGGGCTCGACACCAGTGGGTCAGCGTTCTACCTCGCTGCGTGGGAGTCGGACGACCCCGAGGTCGTTCGCGACCGTCTCGACCGGATCAGTTCCACAGCAGAAGAGCTCATCGACGTGCTCAAAGACGGCGCTTGA
- a CDS encoding pirin family protein: MDDSPSAQTQSRIYTAPRTDVSQNQGKFRIHFNFPGRAVPDHDDHGYGPLATVVESFMDPGTLIRMHQHRNEEITSWVPEGVMRHDDRQGNELVTDPDHLMVMNAGSGFWHAEETLADDPPLRMLQIFVRPHSLDLEPGIQHEPIPDPVAGEWRHLFGPEGTDAPLYVRNDVDFYDCRLAAEATTTLPSQPDWHTYLYVFDGAVEVGDETVGFTESALVTGDDNVTITATEDATIVAFSIKPDAPITRQGTIGR, translated from the coding sequence ATGGACGATTCGCCTTCCGCACAGACACAGTCGCGCATCTATACGGCGCCGCGAACGGACGTATCGCAGAATCAGGGGAAGTTTCGGATCCACTTCAACTTCCCCGGTCGTGCCGTCCCCGACCACGACGACCACGGCTACGGCCCGCTCGCGACGGTCGTCGAGTCGTTCATGGATCCGGGCACGCTCATCCGGATGCACCAGCACCGTAACGAGGAGATCACTTCCTGGGTCCCCGAGGGCGTGATGCGCCACGACGACCGCCAGGGCAACGAACTCGTCACCGATCCCGACCACCTGATGGTGATGAACGCCGGCAGCGGCTTCTGGCACGCCGAGGAAACGCTCGCCGACGATCCCCCGCTGCGGATGCTCCAGATCTTCGTCCGCCCACACAGCCTCGACCTCGAACCTGGCATCCAGCACGAGCCGATCCCCGACCCGGTCGCCGGTGAGTGGCGCCACCTGTTCGGGCCCGAGGGAACCGACGCCCCGCTGTACGTTCGGAACGACGTCGACTTCTACGACTGCCGACTCGCCGCCGAGGCCACAACCACGCTCCCCTCACAGCCGGACTGGCACACCTATCTGTACGTCTTCGACGGCGCCGTCGAGGTCGGCGATGAAACGGTCGGGTTCACCGAGAGCGCACTCGTGACCGGCGACGACAACGTGACCATCACTGCAACCGAGGATGCTACCATCGTCGCGTTCAGCATCAAGCCCGACGCGCCAATCACGCGCCAAGGCACCATCGGCCGCTAA
- a CDS encoding DUF6610 family protein, translating into MSIDLSTDSSTASDIAAARQADQVAFLHRVPFVADALALGYLPGFREDCGYQADQYLNLEIPVGMLDNDFRNPDLDRFVDRFFEYEPQVGVIGDIYEPADVDAHVAAAREIQASHPEAQLIVVPKCQAVIDEIPQDLVLGYSRGYADRLAHEFSDPADWRGRRVHILGGSPPKQLDAIRQLTRPTLTDEPPADIVGVDWNGLHRGAQFGEFWTADGWDDSGRDADHVTVRKTVRHSLARIREFWQTHGVWPESTPQDEGLNVEYEGPSPADIEDAACAECGTNVWRTRRGPYVVEYDTGAICGYCSYECYFSHRHRNNLEEIAGEESVYFPSV; encoded by the coding sequence ATGTCCATCGATTTGAGTACGGACTCCAGCACGGCTAGCGACATCGCTGCCGCCAGACAAGCGGACCAGGTGGCGTTCCTCCATCGAGTTCCGTTCGTCGCTGACGCCTTGGCACTCGGATATCTTCCCGGGTTTCGGGAAGACTGTGGGTATCAGGCAGACCAGTACCTGAACCTCGAGATTCCTGTCGGGATGCTCGACAATGACTTCCGGAATCCCGATCTGGATCGATTCGTCGATCGATTCTTCGAGTACGAGCCACAGGTCGGAGTCATTGGCGACATCTACGAACCTGCTGACGTCGACGCCCACGTCGCTGCTGCTCGTGAGATCCAAGCGAGCCATCCCGAGGCCCAGCTCATCGTCGTCCCGAAGTGCCAAGCGGTGATCGACGAGATTCCCCAGGACCTCGTCCTCGGGTATTCACGAGGATATGCCGACCGTCTGGCCCACGAGTTCTCCGACCCAGCCGACTGGAGAGGGCGGCGCGTCCACATCCTCGGCGGGAGTCCGCCCAAGCAACTCGACGCCATTCGACAGCTGACCAGACCGACACTCACTGACGAGCCACCGGCCGACATCGTCGGCGTCGACTGGAACGGGCTGCATCGTGGCGCGCAGTTCGGTGAGTTCTGGACGGCCGACGGCTGGGACGACAGTGGTCGCGACGCCGACCACGTCACCGTCCGAAAGACGGTGCGCCACAGCCTCGCTCGTATCCGCGAGTTCTGGCAGACTCACGGAGTCTGGCCCGAATCGACACCGCAAGACGAGGGGCTCAACGTTGAGTACGAGGGACCGAGTCCTGCCGATATCGAGGACGCCGCCTGTGCCGAGTGCGGGACGAACGTCTGGCGAACGCGCCGCGGCCCGTACGTCGTCGAATACGATACCGGCGCCATCTGTGGATACTGCAGCTACGAGTGCTACTTCAGCCACCGTCACCGGAACAACCTGGAAGAGATCGCCGGCGAGGAAAGCGTCTACTTCCCGTCGGTATGA
- a CDS encoding DUF6166 domain-containing protein, with protein sequence MNGNARSPTSNAVQTEAPAHRRDGAIEYVGFRVDGQAVVLNLSEHQRLTPDQSLELVNHSPTGFEWGYAGSGPAQLACGLLLDYYNDAQVAREHYIAFRNRVISQLECDGPAACWHLTGEQIDAAMATITDDVVALPDGGKPSPTLPENWRTVTRPDRRVFQRADRDHYIVLGEGTDGWLAVLCSQGDRAYPAPLASRTVSDDADVERAIRALVDESNDLIEPPEGEC encoded by the coding sequence ATGAACGGGAACGCACGAAGCCCCACGTCGAACGCAGTCCAGACAGAAGCGCCCGCTCACCGTCGTGACGGCGCCATCGAATACGTCGGCTTTCGCGTCGACGGCCAAGCCGTCGTTCTGAATCTCTCCGAACACCAGCGTCTCACTCCCGATCAGAGTCTCGAGCTGGTCAACCACAGCCCAACGGGCTTCGAGTGGGGATATGCTGGAAGCGGACCTGCACAGCTCGCCTGTGGCCTCCTCCTCGACTACTACAATGACGCCCAGGTCGCGCGAGAACACTACATCGCGTTCCGGAATCGCGTGATCAGCCAACTCGAGTGTGATGGTCCGGCGGCGTGCTGGCACCTCACCGGCGAACAGATCGACGCGGCGATGGCGACGATCACCGACGATGTCGTCGCCCTTCCCGACGGCGGAAAGCCATCACCGACGCTCCCCGAGAACTGGCGAACGGTCACCCGACCCGACCGGCGAGTCTTCCAGCGGGCTGATCGCGACCACTACATCGTGCTCGGGGAGGGAACCGATGGCTGGCTGGCCGTCCTCTGTAGTCAGGGCGATCGCGCCTATCCGGCACCCCTGGCGAGCCGGACGGTATCGGACGATGCCGATGTCGAGCGGGCCATCCGTGCCCTCGTCGACGAGAGCAACGACCTCATCGAGCCACCGGAGGGGGAGTGCTGA
- a CDS encoding DUF6166 domain-containing protein, whose translation MTGGRAYRGERCMGGQLVYTPDGDVLDKHLHVLRRAPGGFNWGPEADEARIDQLAIALLADSATKNIALDHYKEFAQYLREELEGDEWRLPSSDISADTWSQDIDVADETPSQEDVDITAVDFDEMTFAVERALCEKHDTNIHQSVDDRREELEDARQEVRSEPTDSEESPTDTGGFEFPAASQ comes from the coding sequence ATGACAGGCGGCCGAGCGTACCGCGGTGAACGCTGTATGGGTGGACAGCTGGTGTACACGCCCGATGGCGACGTGCTGGACAAGCACCTCCACGTTCTGCGCCGCGCCCCTGGTGGGTTCAACTGGGGACCGGAGGCCGACGAGGCCCGCATCGATCAACTCGCCATCGCGCTGCTGGCTGACTCCGCAACGAAAAACATCGCGCTCGATCACTACAAGGAATTCGCTCAGTACCTGCGTGAAGAGCTCGAAGGCGACGAGTGGCGACTTCCGTCCAGCGACATTTCGGCCGATACCTGGTCGCAAGACATCGACGTCGCTGATGAAACGCCGTCACAAGAGGACGTTGATATCACGGCGGTCGATTTCGACGAGATGACCTTCGCGGTCGAGCGAGCGCTCTGCGAGAAGCACGACACCAATATTCACCAGAGCGTCGACGACCGCCGCGAAGAACTGGAGGACGCTCGCCAGGAAGTTCGATCAGAGCCTACCGATTCGGAGGAATCACCCACGGACACCGGCGGCTTCGAGTTCCCCGCAGCTAGCCAGTAG
- a CDS encoding restriction endonuclease, producing MAVLDDLSGFEFEDLMEDVFRNLGYENVRQAERTADEGRDVLMEEVVDGTRRAIVVECKHTGTVGRPVVQKLHSAIATFDFDGPKRGMVATTGRFTNPAEEYADRLQQNGDPHPIELIDGEDLREIADEIGLDLYNGRIEILCDETLRPYDPAADVDAPVQEAFRDIENIEAADLPVPHSQVTFRPVVAITADTNAVFETSVGVIHRINDRTQFVVHAERGQPKVADDDVATLVTENFHATVPLDTEQFTDVFDDVEERRFGQTQTEYKEWAVDRLQDYHTTTVTYTGDNNVTYNKTCEPNLSDISVQSIEPVYLPEIRQTTEILEYSYPYEYYAAGPSRVTLEDGIHRCVHCETSGVDETYTYCPNCGAIACDSHRKTERLEGEPVCTGCAVTERFALKTKYFYDEENLEAFRKEYAEMTLHEKAMENKLLAGGSVVATLLIVLGVLVIGGII from the coding sequence ATGGCTGTACTGGACGACCTCTCGGGGTTCGAGTTTGAGGACCTGATGGAAGACGTGTTCCGTAACCTCGGCTACGAGAACGTCCGGCAGGCCGAGCGGACGGCTGACGAGGGCCGGGACGTCCTAATGGAGGAAGTCGTCGATGGGACGCGACGGGCGATAGTCGTCGAGTGCAAGCATACTGGGACGGTCGGCCGTCCGGTCGTCCAGAAGCTGCACTCGGCCATCGCGACGTTCGACTTTGACGGTCCAAAGCGTGGGATGGTCGCCACTACTGGTCGATTTACGAACCCTGCCGAGGAGTACGCAGATCGACTCCAGCAGAACGGTGATCCTCATCCCATCGAGCTGATCGACGGCGAGGACCTCCGGGAGATCGCCGACGAGATTGGTCTCGATCTCTACAACGGCCGCATCGAGATCCTCTGTGACGAGACGCTTCGACCTTACGACCCGGCGGCGGACGTCGACGCACCTGTCCAGGAGGCGTTCCGCGACATCGAGAATATCGAGGCCGCGGATCTCCCGGTGCCGCACTCGCAGGTGACGTTCCGACCGGTGGTTGCGATCACCGCCGACACGAATGCTGTCTTCGAGACCTCTGTCGGTGTCATCCACCGGATCAACGACCGCACACAGTTCGTTGTCCACGCTGAGCGCGGCCAGCCGAAGGTGGCCGACGACGATGTCGCGACGCTGGTCACCGAGAACTTCCACGCGACGGTTCCCCTCGACACCGAGCAGTTTACCGATGTATTCGACGACGTCGAGGAGCGCCGGTTCGGGCAGACCCAAACGGAGTACAAGGAGTGGGCTGTTGACCGTCTTCAGGACTACCACACGACGACGGTGACCTACACTGGCGACAACAACGTCACCTACAATAAGACGTGTGAGCCGAATCTCTCGGACATCTCAGTGCAATCGATCGAGCCGGTGTACCTCCCCGAAATTCGGCAGACGACGGAGATACTGGAGTATTCGTATCCGTACGAATACTATGCTGCTGGGCCCTCACGGGTTACGCTGGAGGACGGCATTCATCGGTGCGTCCACTGCGAGACGAGCGGCGTCGACGAGACCTACACGTACTGTCCGAACTGCGGGGCGATTGCCTGCGATAGCCACCGCAAGACCGAACGGCTCGAAGGGGAGCCGGTCTGTACCGGCTGTGCAGTGACTGAACGGTTCGCACTGAAGACGAAGTACTTCTACGACGAGGAGAACCTCGAGGCGTTCCGCAAGGAGTACGCCGAGATGACCCTCCACGAGAAGGCGATGGAGAACAAGCTACTGGCTGGCGGGAGTGTAGTTGCGACCCTGTTAATCGTCCTCGGCGTTCTCGTGATCGGCGGCATCATCTAA
- a CDS encoding MarR family winged helix-turn-helix transcriptional regulator, giving the protein MITKAGLAVLDALSTGRDATPEELAAETEYSREHLYDVLDELLAAGLLAETRGPSNQRRVRIAEHPVTEAYRTLQSEFSHVDWTELLSPATLHVCWYLDRPRHIADIADRLGITRQGVHSALSPLKHRALLSRSDSKYALRDEVSPLLAFARAAVEHEHRARVREVAPSATIAWCDPKRALVRVQTGEDTGALQAAPDWEMTGLGRFAAYGLQFFLAGEPPFWYAPDEGLTPAEIVCHTLLLDSGSRRVSYSMLLIEAEDIDQETLVETAQWYDLEPTVDALYRPLQGDFDRTDDLPVILPKKGEYMALKEQYGVW; this is encoded by the coding sequence ATGATTACGAAGGCCGGACTCGCCGTGCTTGACGCGCTGAGTACCGGCCGTGATGCGACACCGGAGGAACTCGCGGCTGAAACCGAGTATTCACGAGAACATCTGTACGATGTACTCGATGAGTTGCTCGCAGCGGGATTACTCGCAGAAACCCGTGGTCCCAGCAATCAGCGTCGAGTCCGCATCGCGGAACATCCCGTCACCGAAGCGTATCGCACGCTTCAGTCGGAGTTCAGCCACGTAGACTGGACGGAACTGCTCTCCCCAGCCACACTCCACGTGTGTTGGTATCTCGATAGACCACGACACATCGCTGATATCGCAGATCGGCTCGGAATCACTCGACAAGGTGTCCATAGCGCGTTATCACCACTCAAGCACCGAGCACTACTCTCCAGATCCGATTCGAAATACGCCCTCCGGGACGAGGTCTCGCCGCTGTTGGCGTTCGCTCGGGCCGCCGTAGAACACGAACATCGAGCCCGAGTCCGGGAAGTCGCCCCCAGCGCCACGATCGCGTGGTGTGATCCAAAGCGAGCACTCGTTCGCGTGCAGACCGGTGAGGATACGGGCGCACTCCAAGCAGCTCCGGACTGGGAGATGACCGGACTGGGCCGGTTTGCAGCGTATGGTCTACAGTTTTTCCTCGCCGGCGAGCCTCCGTTCTGGTATGCTCCAGACGAGGGCCTAACGCCTGCTGAAATCGTGTGCCATACGCTCCTTCTCGATAGCGGATCCCGGCGAGTCAGCTATTCGATGCTGCTGATCGAGGCGGAGGATATCGATCAGGAGACACTCGTCGAGACCGCACAGTGGTACGACCTGGAACCGACTGTGGACGCGTTGTATCGACCACTTCAGGGAGACTTCGACAGGACAGATGATCTGCCCGTCATCCTCCCGAAGAAGGGCGAATATATGGCGCTCAAAGAGCAGTACGGAGTGTGGTAA
- a CDS encoding DUF7567 family protein: MSLEVLDRHSEALFEFLWCPVCGQEVFTHIPFEGVFCKNCNTQVVLRESREDRGYEEAVLACFDTDSTWNLHVDEKLRRDLPGGSARVKVLGAPGAYKVDWWSPAPGEDWEPVERGEFDDMEEPDEVSHLA; encoded by the coding sequence ATGAGTCTCGAAGTACTCGACCGACACAGCGAGGCACTGTTCGAGTTCCTCTGGTGTCCCGTCTGCGGGCAAGAAGTGTTCACCCACATTCCCTTCGAGGGAGTGTTCTGCAAGAACTGTAACACGCAGGTCGTCCTCCGAGAGTCCCGAGAAGATCGTGGCTACGAGGAGGCTGTGCTCGCTTGCTTCGACACCGACTCGACGTGGAACCTTCACGTCGATGAGAAGCTCCGTCGCGACCTACCTGGCGGCTCGGCACGGGTGAAAGTCCTCGGCGCACCGGGGGCCTACAAAGTCGACTGGTGGAGTCCAGCACCTGGGGAGGATTGGGAGCCGGTCGAGCGTGGTGAATTCGACGACATGGAGGAACCAGACGAGGTGTCACATCTCGCATAG
- a CDS encoding DUF7568 family protein, translating into MPRITNWSRESRTPTLAYRNTETGARAVLHQAPESYRYKWRGAILVDGYPIWSRGYEAKEATAFRDALRERPAPELNCPECPNDDVLVGEKAADGAKVQRWYDCPDCGYEAPSRIVYGSER; encoded by the coding sequence ATGCCACGAATCACCAACTGGTCCCGGGAAAGTCGTACTCCAACACTCGCGTATCGAAACACCGAGACCGGGGCCCGAGCCGTCCTCCATCAGGCTCCGGAGTCGTACCGGTACAAATGGCGCGGGGCGATCCTCGTCGACGGCTACCCGATCTGGTCGCGGGGCTACGAGGCAAAAGAGGCGACCGCATTTCGGGATGCGCTTCGGGAGCGGCCAGCGCCGGAACTAAACTGTCCGGAGTGTCCGAATGACGACGTCCTCGTCGGTGAGAAGGCAGCTGATGGAGCGAAGGTACAGCGCTGGTACGACTGCCCGGACTGTGGGTACGAAGCCCCCTCGCGCATCGTCTACGGCTCTGAACGCTGA
- a CDS encoding DUF6735 family protein translates to MGHRALVAYERADGQYTLHYSHWGAANLKLKHRISAESPFGGDDTDSKWAKQLLAELADGLEADGVDGYLANEDRPSTVVEPKPRATGLTLEEIITDHLDYLHHEAFYVVSPTFEVTAYRTLWFGLQYDSETIDHGETVGNGALATVRWHDGEPVGDGHLKGKFQALKDVVGDMVDKGVFTQSTARQYLKQKLGEWVGKRQELRIPSGETPSPDATLSRT, encoded by the coding sequence ATGGGTCACCGCGCACTCGTTGCGTACGAACGGGCAGACGGACAGTACACGCTCCACTACTCTCATTGGGGCGCTGCGAACCTGAAGCTCAAGCACCGGATTTCCGCTGAGTCACCGTTCGGTGGCGACGACACCGACTCCAAGTGGGCGAAACAGCTCCTCGCAGAGCTGGCCGATGGCCTCGAGGCAGATGGCGTCGACGGCTACCTCGCCAACGAAGATCGGCCGTCGACGGTCGTCGAGCCAAAACCCCGCGCCACCGGACTCACACTCGAGGAGATCATCACTGACCATCTCGACTACCTCCATCACGAGGCGTTCTACGTTGTGTCGCCGACCTTCGAGGTGACCGCCTACCGGACGCTATGGTTCGGCCTTCAGTACGATTCGGAGACGATCGACCACGGCGAGACAGTTGGGAACGGCGCGCTGGCCACCGTCCGGTGGCACGACGGCGAGCCGGTCGGCGACGGCCACCTGAAGGGGAAGTTCCAGGCGCTGAAAGACGTCGTTGGCGATATGGTCGACAAGGGTGTGTTCACCCAGTCGACGGCTCGCCAGTACCTCAAGCAGAAGCTCGGCGAGTGGGTCGGGAAGCGCCAAGAGTTGCGCATCCCGAGCGGTGAAACACCGTCTCCGGACGCGACACTCAGCCGGACGTAG
- a CDS encoding biosurfactant protein 1 yields the protein MTDHNPDRDAFQPVGEGALVTDPVLDQPADAQPTRQREASHSGGYPDGTTDTDRTCVSCGASIPASQRKCRFCLEHRLDAASESGAVSSEQALCGVIQFLVESGTFYGAVAKGAAAATLLTSTHDEPVDDCTLIYDLDDEPAPQLTEHWPTLPAAVEATSAAGDALLTAARERIAWEEDGRSERPQMEIPRVYDERGQGVGDESSLDHTLDGGDQLWIVPAIAVETMPRETESTSCGAEIPTVTTLECQHCTSEAEHRFSTRESIPDETWTGQPIWECQVCGTPRYGPAPE from the coding sequence ATGACTGACCACAATCCTGACCGAGACGCGTTCCAACCTGTCGGGGAGGGCGCTCTCGTTACTGACCCGGTGCTGGATCAGCCAGCAGACGCCCAGCCAACCCGTCAGCGCGAAGCCTCGCATTCGGGCGGCTATCCGGATGGAACAACCGACACAGACCGGACCTGTGTCTCCTGTGGCGCATCGATCCCGGCTTCGCAGCGAAAATGCCGGTTCTGCCTCGAACACAGACTCGACGCCGCGTCAGAATCGGGTGCTGTGAGTTCCGAACAGGCGCTCTGTGGTGTAATTCAGTTCCTCGTCGAATCTGGGACGTTCTATGGGGCTGTCGCGAAAGGAGCAGCTGCAGCGACACTCCTCACATCAACCCACGACGAGCCCGTCGACGACTGTACGCTCATCTACGATCTCGACGACGAGCCCGCACCCCAGTTAACCGAGCACTGGCCCACGCTCCCCGCTGCTGTCGAGGCGACCTCAGCGGCCGGCGACGCGTTGCTAACAGCGGCCCGCGAGCGGATAGCGTGGGAAGAGGACGGGAGGAGCGAGCGCCCTCAGATGGAGATACCACGCGTCTATGACGAGCGTGGCCAGGGAGTCGGTGATGAGTCGTCCCTCGATCACACTCTTGACGGCGGCGACCAGCTGTGGATCGTCCCAGCAATCGCTGTGGAAACAATGCCCCGCGAAACGGAATCCACCAGTTGCGGAGCCGAAATTCCGACCGTTACAACCCTCGAGTGCCAGCATTGTACGAGCGAAGCAGAGCATCGGTTCAGTACACGCGAGTCGATCCCCGACGAGACCTGGACAGGCCAACCAATCTGGGAGTGCCAGGTGTGTGGCACACCTCGCTACGGGCCTGCCCCAGAATAG
- a CDS encoding transcription initiation factor IIB, with amino-acid sequence MATRDIYETGFDEDVQTESSANQCPECDGHVTTNVKETVCEDCGLVIEEQRIDHGPEWRAYDGDERERTGAPLTAARHDRGLSTKIGHGTDTHGNELSGQKRRRLSRMRREQTRGRWRSKAERNLAHGLGEVRRLASALELSESIRDQACQLFRSAQNEDLLRGRSIEAIGAASIYGTCRCTQHPLLLEDVVDAARVESTRVTNAYRTLNRELGLPTPPMRPTSFIPRLISELGLDHDIRRRANELAERAEGTALTNGCQPSGVAAACVYLAAQEQGALITQSTVASTAEVSVVTLRSRRDELQAI; translated from the coding sequence ATGGCAACGAGAGACATCTACGAGACTGGATTCGACGAAGACGTCCAAACGGAGTCGAGCGCGAACCAGTGTCCAGAGTGCGACGGACACGTCACTACGAACGTCAAGGAAACAGTCTGCGAGGACTGTGGACTCGTTATCGAGGAACAACGTATCGATCACGGGCCGGAGTGGCGAGCGTACGATGGGGACGAACGCGAGCGAACAGGCGCACCACTGACTGCAGCCCGTCACGATCGAGGCCTCTCGACGAAGATCGGCCACGGAACCGATACACACGGAAACGAACTCTCAGGGCAGAAACGCCGGCGACTGTCCCGGATGCGACGTGAGCAGACCCGTGGTCGCTGGCGGTCCAAAGCGGAACGGAATCTCGCACACGGGTTGGGCGAGGTGCGCCGGCTGGCGAGTGCGCTCGAACTCTCCGAGTCGATTCGTGACCAGGCGTGCCAGCTCTTCCGGAGCGCTCAGAACGAGGATCTGCTTCGAGGCAGATCCATCGAAGCCATCGGCGCAGCGAGTATCTATGGTACTTGTCGATGTACCCAACACCCGCTCCTCCTCGAGGACGTCGTCGACGCGGCAAGAGTCGAGTCCACGCGTGTCACCAACGCCTACCGAACACTGAATCGCGAGTTGGGGCTGCCGACACCACCAATGCGCCCGACGTCGTTCATTCCGCGGCTGATCTCGGAGCTGGGGTTGGACCACGACATTCGCCGACGCGCGAACGAACTCGCAGAACGCGCCGAGGGGACAGCCCTCACGAACGGCTGTCAGCCATCGGGTGTCGCGGCCGCTTGCGTCTATCTGGCCGCCCAAGAGCAGGGTGCGTTGATCACCCAATCCACCGTTGCATCGACAGCGGAGGTGTCAGTCGTGACGCTCCGAAGCCGGCGGGACGAACTCCAAGCGATCTGA